Sequence from the Nitrincola iocasae genome:
TCAGCATTCTTGGCTGGTTGGATGAGTCGCACGCTATTCGAGGCGTCAAAATAGAGATCGAATGGGAAGAGTCAGATGATCTGTTGATGATCGTTTTGGAAGGTCCAAACGCCAGCCAAACGATTGAGGTATTTCCGGAAGAAGGCCTGGTGGATGTTTTCACACTGTCCTTGCCTGTGATGCATATGCTCAACAATCTGCATCGAGTAAAAAGTGTCAGCGAAAGCTGGCGTTTGTTTTCGGATATTTCTGCGATTCTTATGCTGATTTTCTGCCTGACGGGGCTCTGGCTGTTGTTTGTAAACAAACTTCAGCGTGTTGCCTCTGTGACCTGGGTGACGCTGGGTAGTGGTGTATTCATGACTATCATTTATTTAATGCATTAACGATGACGATGACTGCCGCGCTGATGCAAAAAACAGCCTTCTGGCTAGCCAGCCATCTGGCACGCCTACTTTGGCTGGTATTAGGAGTCGCAGTACTGCTGCTGGGTGTGCTATTGCAACTCAGATTGGAAGGGCGGCTGAATCTTGAGGTAAACCCCACACTACAGATAGAAACCTTCGGTGTCCTGGGTAGGCATTGGTTGGGGCACTTGCACACCCTGTCTATCGTCGGACTTGAGGGGCACATTACCCATCTGTTCACCGTCACGGAAATGCGGGTATTGAACATCCTGCAGCAACTGTTCCGCCTGGGCGTGGTGTTTTTGTCGCTGGTCTTACTGTTGCTGTGTATGGCTGATTATCGCCGCTATTGGCGCCATATACTGCTGATGGTGGTGTTTCTGATCGTCATGCAGACCACCCAGCTGTTTTTTCTGCTGGGCTCAGGTACCACAACACCGGTGATGGATGTCACTAAATTATCACTCGTGCTGTTGCTCAGTCTTTGGGCTCGGCCTTATCTGCAGTTACATGATTCGGCCAGCAAGCCATTCCTGATTGCCTATGCCAGCCAGACCGGCAGTGCCAAGCAACTGGCAACTCAATTGCATCAATCTATATGCAGTCAGGCCGACCTGCGCTGCTTGTCAAAACTGACGCCTCAGTGTCTGAGTCAATATGATGCGATAGGCTTTGTGGTCAGCACCTGTGGCAAGGGTGAAGCGCCGGATTCAGCGATTTCCTTTATGCATTCAATGCAGTCGCTGTCACCTCACACTCGGCTAGCCGATTTCAGTGTGCTGGCTTTGGGGGATCGGCACTATGCTGATTTTTGCGCATTCGGCTACCGGCTAGAGCAACTTCTGACGGAAAAAGGGATGCGCTGCATTGCCCCCTTGGTTGCAGTGGATCAAATGGACCTGACGGCAGTAAATAGCTGGTGGGAAAGCATATCTGTCTATCTGGGTCAGGAGTCCCAGTCCATAGAGATAGATTATGAACAGTTTGATGTGCTGCAGAATCACTGCTTGAATCCGGCGCAGTCATACCGTCACGTACACCATCTGCGCTTGGCTAAACAGGGTCTGGCGTATCAGCCAGGTGATGTATTGGCAGTAAAACCACGCATACAACAAGCGACATTGCTATCACGCCTATCGAAACAAGGCTGGGCCGCAGATACACAGGTGATCTATCAGGGAGAACCAGTGTTATTGCTGGATCTTTTACAACGACTCGACTGGACCGACCAGGTGGCTGAAGACCCGCAGCAGTTGATCGATCAACTCAAGCCGATCCATGAACGCCTCTATTCCATAGCCTCCTGTGAGCAGGGACAAGTAGACCTGCTGGTGCGCCAGCATATCAGGGCTGACGCCAGTGTTGGCAATGCATCTGGCTATCTCTGTAGCTTGGCAACAGGGGACCAGGTAGAAGCCAGTGTTCGGGCACATCCCGGGTTTCGTTTACCCGGCGATGTACCTTTGATTTTGATTGGTGCCGGCACCGGGATTGCTCCGTTTATCGGTTTTCTGGCTCAAAAGCAGCAATGGCAATCCAAAACGGGCAATTGGCTGTTTTTTGGCGAGCAGTTCTCCCAGCAGGATGCCTATTTTGCCGATGAACTGACCCGCTTCCAGGAAGCACGAATACTGACACGCCTTGATTGCGCCTGGTCACGCGAAGCAGGGGAGTATGTACAGGACAGGTTGCGTCTGCATCATCTGGCATTGCATGAATGGGTGGTGCAGAAAGGCGCACATGTGTTTGTTTGTGGCAGTCAGTCAGGTTTTGGCGAGTCGGTTTTGCGGGTGTTAGAGGAGATTTTTCCGGATGAGGAGCTGGCGGGGCGGTTGCATACAGATTTGTATTGATGCAAGACTGAGAAATGTTGGTGCCACACAGGGTAGTGGTATTGCTTTGGTGTGATGCGTTGGGCTGGGCTTGTACCTTGCTGGGGTGGTGGTATCGCTTTGGTGGGACACGCTTTTCGTCATCCTGACCGCTCGGCTGCCGCCTTCCCTGGCGGCAGGCGGTCCCACCAAAGCGATACCACCACCCCCGCTGAAACCCTGTGCCAGTTTTAAGCCGACTTTATGCTGGCACCCAAGTTGGTGAGGGCTGATGGGATCGGAGCTGGCTGACCCTGTGCGCCAGGGACGGCGCACTGGAGCCCCCAGGGATGGGTTCACGGCGTGTCAGCCAGATCCGATCCCATTAGCCCATTAGCCCATTAGCCCATTAGCCCTCGACCCTAGGCACATCATGTTAGGTGAAAGGTTGTTTGTTATAGTGTAACATTCGCCATATTCCCTGATGTTCTGATGAACCGACACGCTTTTTAACCGAGACATCTTATGACTGCCAGCCCCAAAAAAACACTTATACCTGTAACCCTGCTGACCGGTTTTCTCGGCAGTGGAAAAACCACCTTACTGAACCAACTAGTACAGCAGCCTGAGTTTTCCGATGCGTTGATCATCATTAACGAGTTTGGTGAGATGTCGCTCGATCATATGCTGGTAGCACATTCCACTGAGAATGTAATCATGGAAATGGGTAACGGCTGTCTCTGCTGTACCATTCGTGGTGATCTGGTGAAGACACTTCGAGATATTACCTGGCGTTTTTCGCGTGGGGGAGAGCGTCATTTCAGTCGTGTGTTAATTGAAACTACCGGATTGGCAGATCCAGCACCTATTCTGCATACCTTGATGACCCACCCGCAAATTGCGTCGCGGTACCGCTTGGATGGTGTGGTGACCTTAGTGGACGCCTGCGCCGGGCAACATACACTCGATCAGCACCCCGAAGCCATTAAGCAAGCGGCTGTGGCTGATGTGTTGCTGCTGTCAAAGCAGGACCTGGTTACGGATCAGGACTATCAGTTACTGCAACAACGTCTGCGTAAAATCAATCCCGCTGCACCTCAGTGGTCGGTGAGTCAGGGGGAGGCGAGTGCTGAAAAATTACTGGATCTGGGACTTTTCTCATCCTCTGGAAAAACAGCTGATGTCGAGCGTTGGCTGCGTGAAGAGGCGTTTGCTGATACACCTCACGTTGATAAAACACCTTCCCACTGTGGCCACGAACACCATCACGGCCATGACCATGACCATCATCATGATGTGAATCGCCATGATGATCATATTCGCGCTTTCTGCTTTGCTATTGAGACGCCGTTAACCGAACAGCAGTTAACCACCTGGTTAGAAGTGCTGATGAGCTTTATGGGTGAAAACATCCTGCGGGTTAAAGGCATACTGAATATTAAGGATCAGGACAGGCCGCTGGTTATTCATGGCGTACAACATATTTTTCATCCACCCGTGCCGCTTCCAGCCTGGCCAACTGAGGATCGTCGTTCCCGGTTGGTGTTTATTACCCGGGATATAGGGCGTGAGACA
This genomic interval carries:
- a CDS encoding PepSY-associated TM helix domain-containing protein — its product is MSASTSVSTTLPKVNRWVRWLHIYSAAPVLLSMLFFAITGFFLNHPDLPLGETRTKQLELEIPAAIAAQDWQANKTLYSLSILGWLDESHAIRGVKIEIEWEESDDLLMIVLEGPNASQTIEVFPEEGLVDVFTLSLPVMHMLNNLHRVKSVSESWRLFSDISAILMLIFCLTGLWLLFVNKLQRVASVTWVTLGSGVFMTIIYLMH
- a CDS encoding flavodoxin domain-containing protein, translating into MTMTAALMQKTAFWLASHLARLLWLVLGVAVLLLGVLLQLRLEGRLNLEVNPTLQIETFGVLGRHWLGHLHTLSIVGLEGHITHLFTVTEMRVLNILQQLFRLGVVFLSLVLLLLCMADYRRYWRHILLMVVFLIVMQTTQLFFLLGSGTTTPVMDVTKLSLVLLLSLWARPYLQLHDSASKPFLIAYASQTGSAKQLATQLHQSICSQADLRCLSKLTPQCLSQYDAIGFVVSTCGKGEAPDSAISFMHSMQSLSPHTRLADFSVLALGDRHYADFCAFGYRLEQLLTEKGMRCIAPLVAVDQMDLTAVNSWWESISVYLGQESQSIEIDYEQFDVLQNHCLNPAQSYRHVHHLRLAKQGLAYQPGDVLAVKPRIQQATLLSRLSKQGWAADTQVIYQGEPVLLLDLLQRLDWTDQVAEDPQQLIDQLKPIHERLYSIASCEQGQVDLLVRQHIRADASVGNASGYLCSLATGDQVEASVRAHPGFRLPGDVPLILIGAGTGIAPFIGFLAQKQQWQSKTGNWLFFGEQFSQQDAYFADELTRFQEARILTRLDCAWSREAGEYVQDRLRLHHLALHEWVVQKGAHVFVCGSQSGFGESVLRVLEEIFPDEELAGRLHTDLY
- a CDS encoding CobW family GTP-binding protein, producing the protein MTASPKKTLIPVTLLTGFLGSGKTTLLNQLVQQPEFSDALIIINEFGEMSLDHMLVAHSTENVIMEMGNGCLCCTIRGDLVKTLRDITWRFSRGGERHFSRVLIETTGLADPAPILHTLMTHPQIASRYRLDGVVTLVDACAGQHTLDQHPEAIKQAAVADVLLLSKQDLVTDQDYQLLQQRLRKINPAAPQWSVSQGEASAEKLLDLGLFSSSGKTADVERWLREEAFADTPHVDKTPSHCGHEHHHGHDHDHHHDVNRHDDHIRAFCFAIETPLTEQQLTTWLEVLMSFMGENILRVKGILNIKDQDRPLVIHGVQHIFHPPVPLPAWPTEDRRSRLVFITRDIGRETVEGALKALTGIEG